The uncultured Trichococcus sp. DNA window ATGTCAGTGTCTTTTTGTAGACTACTTCTTCTGTGTCCGCCCGCAGAATATAGGCGCCATTCTGAGCGATGATGTAGTCCTCATGCTCGCCGAATCCCAGTTCATCCGCGTAAGGCTTGATGCCTGCTGGAGGCCGGCCTGTGCAAAGCACGATTTTGATGCCGCGACTCATCGCCTCTTGGATCGTCTCTTTTACTTTTTGTGTCATCACTTTCTGGCCGTTGACCAACGTGCCGTCGATATCGATCGCTATCATTCTTATCATCAGTGAACCCACCCCGTCATTCTCTTTTGATGTATTTGCCTCTTCATTGTACCAAAAAAATGCTTCAGGATGTGACAATCTTGCATAATGAAGAATGAAAAATGTTGCACAGAACAGCGATTAGGCTGTCGTCTGATCACCAACTCCGGTCAAGGCCTAGGCCGCCGGAGTTCATCGCGGATTCGTTTGCTCTCCTCCGGCGAGCAAACGGCGGCCGGAGATGGGCAAAGTTTCGCACACTCTCCTCCGGGCAAACACTCCTTCACCGGAGTTCAGCTTCTACCGGTCCATTTGCACTCAAAAAACGGCCGTCTCAAATGAGACGACCGCCCGGACTACCATCATTTATTCTTCGTAAGCACTGTGACGGACAAATTTTCCACCCTGATGCGGGACAGTCCCTCAACCATTCTCGGTGCATCCAAGCTTGCTTTGCCGTCCTCTATCAGGATTCTGTAGTCCCCTGCTTCAACATCAAAATCGATGGCATTCGTCTGGCCATTGAAGATGACATAGTACAACTTTTCTGTGTCCTCCAACTGATAGACGACGATCTGATAATCGGCTTTGAGTATATTCATGTGCTCCTTGACTTCATCGATGGTCCGCAAGCGGAATAACGGTTCCTGCTTGCGCAATGCGATCAAGCCTTTCATGTAATCCACAGCCTGCTTCATCTCAAAACGGCGGTGCCAATCCATGCGATTGATTGAATCCGGTGCGTTGTAGCTATTCTCCAGCCCGTTCTTTGTGCGCATGAATTCTTGTCCTGCATGGATGAACGGAATGCCTTGGCTCAACAGAACGAAGCTGCTTGCCAAAAGATGGCGCCGCATGCGGAAATCCTCATCATCCCACGGCAAGGAAACCTTCAATTTGTCATAAAGCGTGAGATTGTCGTGGGCCTCCACATATTGCACCATCTGAGCAGGTGTCTTGTAGTTGCCTCGGTTAACGGGATAATACGCTCCGCCCTGAAGATTAGTAGCGATCCAGCCTTCCATAAACGGCTTACCGGTAACAAATCCGGTGTCGTTCCCGCTGTCGAAATCAGAACCCTTTATCGCTTCGCGCAGTGCATCATTGAAATGAGCCACACCGGGCATACGATCCGCATTTTGTTGGACTGCCTTTTCGGAAGGTGGCAGATTGGTGTTCAGATTCCAACCTTCACCCAGCATAATGATCGAAGGATCGATTTCATCCAAGGCAATACGGATTTCGTTCATTGTTTCGATGTCGTGGATTCCCATAAGATCAAAGCGGAATCCATCCAAATGGAAATTCTTCGCCCAATAGGTGATGCTGTCGATGATGTATTTGCGCATCATAAAACGCTCAGAAGCAGTGTCGTTTCCGACACCAGTACCGTTGGAGAGCGTTCCATCTTCATTTCTGCGGAAATAATACCCAGGCACCGTTTTTTCCAGTGCATGCAGTTTCGGTAAATAGACATGATTGTAAACGACGTCCATGATGACACGGATGCCCGCATCATGCAAGCCTTGAATCATTTCCTTCATTTCCAAGATCCGGACTTCCGGTTGGTAGGGATTGGTCGCATAGGATCCTTCAGGAACATTGAAGTTCTGCGGATCATAGCCCCAGTTGTATTGCTCCAACGGCTTCAACTCATTGACTGTGGAAAAATCGGCCATCGGCAAAATTTGGACATGGGATACACCCAGTTCTTTCAGATAATCCAAACCTGTCCTATCGCCATTCACGGATAATGTCCCTTCCTCGACCACTCCCAAGAATTTACCTTTGTTTGTAACTCCGCTTGTTGGGGAAATCGTGAAGTCACGAATATGTAATTCATAAATAATGGCGTCGACTGGTGAAGCGATTGGCTCCGATCGGGGTCCCCATTTTTTTGGATTGGTATTGAATATATCCAAAATAACGGAACGTTCTCCGTTTGCGGTGGTCGCGTAACTATAGGGATCGACCGTTTCGACGACTTTGCCATCCGGGAAAGTAATCGCATATTTGTAGGCAGTCCCTGCATAGTCCCCAATCATAATGAGTTCGTGAGTCCCTCTTCCGCCTTTCCCCATCGTGTGTCTTTTCTTCTCTTTGCGGTACAGACTTTCATAAACAATTACTTCTACACTGAGCGCGGTCGGAGCCCACAACCGCAGAATAGTCCGCTGCGGTGTATAAATTGCCCCCAATTCTCCATCAAATGAATACTTTTTATCAAAAACAGGCGACTGCACAAATTGCTCTAGTCGATCATCTAAATTATCTAAGTCGTATTGATAACAAGTAGTCGATGGAACGTCAGTCCGTTTCCGTTCATCAACTTGTATGTACATGACATTACCTCCGAAAAATCTCTGTTCTGGTGAAATTGCGTTTAAGCAGCTGGCCATCGTGCGGCGGTCTCCAAATTTTTCTGCACATTTGTGAAATACATAACCTTGGACCTACACAGAACCCCTTTTGTAAAAACGCTTGCATCGTTTGTTTACGACATCATTATACATCAGAAACACGATAATATCAACCTTCCATAGAACTTCTTATGCATTTAGGACAATAATGTTTTTGTGTTATCCTTACTGACCTTATTTGTGAAATCAGGATGATGACTGATTGACTTTTCTGCTTTATTGTAGATGGAAATACGAAAAAATCACAAAAAAAGCCCACATTTACCGGACAATCCGGTACATGCGGGCTTTATATTTTGTGATTCGCAGGCTATGGATCAACTAAAATCCGGAATGGCCATGTAAGCGTATCCCTACTCAGTAATTGCTGTTTCCGGTTCGGTTGTCGGATCTTCGCTTGGTTGGACCGGTGTTACTGGTGTTGCTGGTGTTTCAACGACCGGCGCCACATATTCATACACCGGCTCTTCATAGG harbors:
- the pulA gene encoding type I pullulanase, with translation MYIQVDERKRTDVPSTTCYQYDLDNLDDRLEQFVQSPVFDKKYSFDGELGAIYTPQRTILRLWAPTALSVEVIVYESLYRKEKKRHTMGKGGRGTHELIMIGDYAGTAYKYAITFPDGKVVETVDPYSYATTANGERSVILDIFNTNPKKWGPRSEPIASPVDAIIYELHIRDFTISPTSGVTNKGKFLGVVEEGTLSVNGDRTGLDYLKELGVSHVQILPMADFSTVNELKPLEQYNWGYDPQNFNVPEGSYATNPYQPEVRILEMKEMIQGLHDAGIRVIMDVVYNHVYLPKLHALEKTVPGYYFRRNEDGTLSNGTGVGNDTASERFMMRKYIIDSITYWAKNFHLDGFRFDLMGIHDIETMNEIRIALDEIDPSIIMLGEGWNLNTNLPPSEKAVQQNADRMPGVAHFNDALREAIKGSDFDSGNDTGFVTGKPFMEGWIATNLQGGAYYPVNRGNYKTPAQMVQYVEAHDNLTLYDKLKVSLPWDDEDFRMRRHLLASSFVLLSQGIPFIHAGQEFMRTKNGLENSYNAPDSINRMDWHRRFEMKQAVDYMKGLIALRKQEPLFRLRTIDEVKEHMNILKADYQIVVYQLEDTEKLYYVIFNGQTNAIDFDVEAGDYRILIEDGKASLDAPRMVEGLSRIRVENLSVTVLTKNK